A stretch of the Tunicatimonas pelagia genome encodes the following:
- a CDS encoding type IV secretory system conjugative DNA transfer family protein: MIGIILLAAIVFFASRMNIQYTVQNMLKYGAMILVGLVVLGLIAEAIDSLVGLNVVFSAALLNAAAYYYYLVDQEKDIERWYVKYAGIFIAVVILSVFVINLFARFVREDYETPFAYTCFAIIACLFPAKMLYAFIQEYGLIKFDQKPSAEKKVAKPIRREQPGQKSYYDIMGTTPEEVAKLAKQEQNDRSGQDIENAFEEYQKSNGTTSAPLRQLSLYFDTDQGEITIDNATEGVLWTGSAGAGKTKSGIEPSIYQAIRQGTAGLIYDRKGELAAHVNSAHMMFEPETDFKYINFADLNRSHRCNPLKYMRNSTDAQAFALVVLKNLNRQSKHSDPFWEGTAFSVLASTMWYLKKHHSKFCTIPHLISFLVSTPVESVVEMLKSDPETRIMFSGVEKAQGSEKTMSLIWSSVLIALGKIATRENFYLLSKDEVDLTVNHEDNRRFITVSSFPQISQHQSVAPLIALIINASYSTMYAKQNERRVPTLLQLDEFPTIYLHRFNEVPATIRSSGVCTMIGIQTLPQMIEMFGREETDAIIDNLSYQFYGKINNEETARKVSKLVGDYDKRMKVTSKSKGRSRGDFQFLGSTNKSVNESETIQRRQIIEAQEVRALNKGQFIGFISGEEQAKKVQFEKHNYSPIELDKIKDVTEKDIAENFELVNEEALMIYKG, translated from the coding sequence ATGATCGGCATCATCCTACTAGCAGCTATTGTGTTTTTTGCTTCACGCATGAACATACAGTACACCGTACAAAATATGTTAAAATACGGTGCAATGATTCTTGTAGGCTTAGTAGTTCTAGGATTAATAGCCGAAGCTATTGATAGTCTAGTAGGACTAAATGTAGTTTTCTCTGCTGCGTTACTCAATGCAGCAGCTTATTATTATTATCTGGTTGACCAGGAGAAAGATATTGAACGATGGTACGTAAAATACGCGGGAATATTTATAGCTGTAGTAATACTGTCCGTGTTCGTTATTAATCTGTTTGCTCGGTTTGTGAGAGAAGACTACGAGACTCCTTTTGCCTATACATGTTTTGCTATCATAGCTTGCTTATTTCCAGCTAAGATGCTGTACGCATTCATTCAGGAATACGGCCTTATAAAGTTCGACCAAAAGCCATCTGCAGAAAAGAAAGTAGCAAAGCCAATTAGGCGAGAGCAGCCAGGCCAGAAGAGTTACTACGACATTATGGGTACTACTCCCGAGGAAGTGGCTAAGCTCGCTAAGCAGGAACAAAACGATAGAAGCGGGCAGGATATTGAAAACGCTTTTGAGGAGTACCAGAAGAGCAACGGAACAACATCAGCACCCCTAAGACAGCTTAGTTTGTACTTCGATACTGACCAGGGGGAAATTACTATAGACAATGCTACCGAGGGGGTCTTGTGGACGGGATCAGCTGGGGCAGGAAAAACGAAAAGTGGCATCGAGCCAAGTATTTATCAAGCGATTCGGCAAGGTACGGCCGGGCTGATATACGACCGTAAGGGCGAGTTAGCAGCACACGTCAATAGTGCTCATATGATGTTCGAGCCAGAAACAGACTTCAAGTACATCAACTTCGCCGATCTAAATCGGAGCCATCGGTGTAACCCATTGAAGTATATGCGTAACAGCACCGATGCCCAAGCATTCGCACTAGTAGTTTTAAAAAATCTCAACCGACAAAGTAAGCACTCTGACCCCTTTTGGGAAGGTACAGCGTTCTCGGTTCTCGCTTCTACTATGTGGTATTTAAAGAAGCATCATTCTAAATTTTGTACAATTCCTCACCTTATCTCCTTTTTGGTTTCTACGCCAGTTGAATCGGTAGTAGAGATGCTCAAAAGTGACCCTGAAACTAGGATTATGTTTTCTGGGGTTGAGAAAGCCCAGGGTTCAGAAAAAACTATGTCCTTGATTTGGTCAAGTGTACTTATAGCACTAGGAAAGATAGCTACTCGTGAGAATTTCTACTTGCTGTCTAAGGATGAAGTAGACTTAACTGTAAACCACGAGGACAACCGACGTTTTATAACGGTCAGCAGTTTTCCACAGATTAGCCAGCACCAAAGTGTAGCTCCCTTGATAGCTCTAATCATCAACGCTTCGTACAGCACTATGTACGCCAAGCAGAACGAACGTAGAGTTCCTACATTGCTACAACTTGATGAATTTCCTACCATCTACCTACACCGCTTTAATGAAGTGCCAGCAACAATACGTAGCTCAGGGGTTTGCACGATGATAGGCATACAAACCCTCCCTCAAATGATTGAAATGTTCGGACGAGAGGAGACAGATGCAATCATTGACAACTTATCTTATCAGTTCTACGGCAAGATTAATAATGAAGAGACAGCGCGAAAAGTAAGTAAGTTAGTGGGTGATTATGATAAACGGATGAAGGTAACAAGTAAGTCCAAAGGCCGATCAAGAGGAGATTTTCAATTCTTAGGAAGTACTAATAAATCAGTTAACGAAAGTGAGACTATACAGCGCAGACAAATCATAGAAGCTCAAGAAGTAAGGGCACTGAATAAAGGGCAGTTTATAGGATTTATCAGTGGTGAAGAACAAGCCAAGAAAGTACAGTTTGAAAAGCATAACTATAGTCCTATCGAACTGGATAAGATAAAGGACGTTACCGAGAAAGACATAGCAGAGAACTTTGAGCTCGTCAACGAAGAGGCTCTTATGATTTATAAAGGTTAA